The genomic interval ACCCTGACCTGGTCTGGATGTGACAGCATGAACTCGAATGCCCTCAGCTGGCTGGTCACCCCGCCCCAGACACAGGCTCATGGCTACCCTGGTCTCTGCCAGATCTTGTCTGATACGAAGGAGCTTCAGAAGGAAATCAACTCCCTTTCTGGGAAGCTGGACCGGACGTTTGCAGTGACTGATGAGCTCGTGTTCAaggtatgggggggggggcaggctgCGTGCAGGGGCAGGATGGGCCTGGGCCCTGTGTGAGCCTTGCAGGTACACTGGTCCTGGGGCCTGGCTTTGCCCCATGGAGGATGAAGTCAGAGGAGTGGGAGAGGGTAGCCTTGGGGGGGCCTGGAGGTAGTGAGGGGTGGTGGGGCTGGAGCAGCCCACTAACACCTTCAAGGTTCCCTCTGTCTGGTCAGGATGCCAAAAAGGATGATGCTGTTCGGAAGGCCTACAAGTATCTAGCTGCCTTGCATGAGGTGAGGGGCGAAGGGTGCCCGGGGGCTGGTTGGGGAGGGGACGGGTTTCAGTGCAAGCCTTCGGCCCTTGCTGTCCCCAGAACTGCAGCCAGCTCATCCAGACCATCGAGGACACAGGCACAATCATGCGGGAGGTTCGAGACCTTGAAGAGCAGGTgaagcctggggctgggagggttAACTAAGGCCGGCCAGAGGGAACAGCTCCTCAGTGGATGCTGAGAGAGGCTGTTGAACCAGACACAGCCGACAGCTGGCATCTCTGCCCTAGTAGCTGTGTATGTGACCTGGGACAGGCCAGTGGCCTACTCTGAGCCCATCCTTCCACCCTGAGGGGCCTTGTGCAGGGCTCTTGGCAGAGGCTTCAGCTGAAGTGTGTGGTGGACAATCCTGCCATTGAGCAGAGGATGCTTTAGGTGGATGGATGACACAGGCAAAGGCCTGGCAGTGGGACAGAGCAGGCTGTTATTGGAGGGAGTGGGAGGAGCACAGGAGGGGCCCTGAAGAGGCCGtaatggggagggggtggtgagcAGGAGCTGGGAAAGGGGCCCTGCACACTGAAGGGATGCGGTTCATGTTGCCTTAGATCGAGACGGAGATGGGCAAGAAGACCCTCAGCAACCTGGAGAAGATCCGAGAGGACTACCGAGCCCTTCGCCAGGAGAACGCTGGCCTCCTGGGCCGGGTCCGTGAGGCCTGAGCAGCCCCCAGCAGAAGTCTTGCCCCAGCTTTAGCCAGGGCATTGGGGGCACCGGCCAAGCACTGGCCCTGGCTGTGTCCTCTGCCTGCGGGCCAGTTCCTCCTGCTGCAGCCTTGGGCCCAGCCCTTATCTGGGGTGATCATCCAGAGTGTGGGAGCTCGGCTGCAGTTTATTGCGGAGGGCACTGGGGGTTGGGGCCTTGTATCTCAAATAAATGAGGGGTTCTGTCTGCAGTCTAAGCTGAGGCATGGATGGGGGCACAGGGctcctggtgggggaggggggcgagTGGCAGTTGAGACACTGGGTACACCTGGTGAGTTGGTGTGTGTGGCCGTGGGTGTCTGCATGGGACTCAGGAGACCCCCAGGGGTGTCATGCGGGCGTGCATGCATGCAGGAGATGTGCAGGTGAGTTCAAAGAGTAACTGTGTGACCGAGCGTCTGTGTCGGGAGCTGCACGATACCATGTACGACCAGGTCTGGGACCTGAGATCTTGAAAGTCCCGAGGCTGTTGCTGTGCAGATGTCTGGGCGTGCCCCGGGTGACGCTGCATCTGTGGGCCTGGAGGCTGCCTGTGGGTGTGTGCTTTGGGGCATGTGGGTTGACGGGACCATGCTTGGGTGTGACTGTTGGTGTGGCTACAGATTTGAGGTGGTCTGAGTATACTGAATGTTTGAGGGTTTGCCTCGAGTCCAAGGGACAGGATTGTGATGCTTTGTGTCCTTCCCAGCCCCAAGGTCATCTGTGAGAGTGACTGAGTGACTAAGGCAGGCGGTGTGTGTGGTTGGTTGTGAAGGCTCAGTTTGGCTGGAGAGCCCATTacagggggctggggtgggaggtgggggcggcTGGGATCCCTCTGAGCAGGCTTGGTGCCGAGCATATGATCCAGGAGGGCAGTCAGCTGGGGAGCAGGGTCCCTGGCAGGCAAGACAGTGCACACCTTGCTTCTTGGTCCCGGCAGGCACGTCCAAGGCTGGTCACTTCTGTCCCCGGCCGCTTCCACCCACCCATTTTGGCCcctgtccttccttctttccttggcTTTGAGTTCAGGAGCCAGGTGTGGGGTTGGAACACCTGCTGGGCCTCTGGCTCCTCTTCTTGCGGAACTCGAACTCATCCACGGTCCACACGGCCCCCTTCTCACTCTCCACACGCACAAAGCACTTGTGCAGGCTCAGGTTGTGGCGGATGGCATTCTGTGGAAGGAGGGCCAGCCAGCCGGGCCCGGGGCCGGGGGAGCGGGCAGGCAGTCATCCTCTGAGGTCAGCTGTCCCCACCAGAAATCAATCTCCTGCCCTTTCCCAACAAGCCTCCAAGCCCAGTCCCAGGCCCACCCACTCCTGAACTTGACCCAGCCTTGTGGTGGGATTTGAGGCCCTCCCAGCTACTGCCACCTCCGCAGGAGCTCACCTTCCAGGTGGCAGGGTGGTTTCTGAAGAAGGCGAACATGCGTGTAAACCAGTGATAGATCTCATTGAGGGTCCGCTGCTTCTCGGGAGCCTCCAGGATGGCCTGGAGGTTAGGGGGTGTGGGAGTAAGGGGAGCTGCTCTCCCAAAGTCGGGCTGAGAGGGGAAGTGGCCCACCTTGGGCCTTCTGACATGGGTGGAATTGTGGGGATGGGGGAAAAAAGGGAGATGGTGTGGGGTGATGGGTCAGAGACGGGGTTAGaagtggggtgagggtggggctgggatgggATTGGGTAAAGGATCAGGGCTGAAGTGGGAGTGGGGTCTGGTTCAGGGTTAGGACTGGAGTGAAGTTAAATTTCTGGGATGGAGTTGGAGTTCTCTGTGGGGGTGAGGTTTCAGGGCTTGAGAAGCTTAAGGGCCAGGAGCAGGGGCCAAGTTAAGGATTCAGAAGGGATAAAGGGCCAGGCTCGAGTTACAGGTCAGGGAAGTGCTGGTTAAGGGTCAGACTGGGGTAATGGGGGTAAGTTGAGGGGCGAGGGTTGGGATGACAGGTGGCATTAGGTCAGGAGTCAGAGATAGGCCTAGTTATGTAGCTACTTAATGTGTCAGGGATGTCATTAGGCAGGGTCAAGCGTGAGGTTGACTGTTTATGGTCGTTAAGGGTCAGGGCTGGGGTTAGGTGTGGAGTGAGGCTAAGGGTCAGGGAATTTGATCTGCTTGGATTTAGGAATGGAATTATATCAAAGGTCAGGGATTATGGCTGCAGTGAGGCTCCAGGTCAGGATGGGGCTAGGTAGGGGAACATGTGGCATTGTGGAGGGTTAGGTGTGGGCTTAGGAGGAAGGTCCGGGTGGGCTCTGGTGAAGCTTCTGGGAAGGCATTAGGGAGACTCAGATGAAGGGGTTGAGATGGGGTGAGGATAAGGGTCAAGTGTTAGCAAGGAGGGGGTTAGGGGCGGGGTCTAGTAGAGGGATGTGTTGACCTGCTGGGGTCCAtcagggctggggaaggagtcAGGGTAATACTGGGTGGGTTTGGGCAAGGGGCAGAGGTCAGGTTAGTTTGGGGGCTATTTATAGGCCCAGGAGGTGGTCAGGTAGAGGGTTAAGGTGGACGTCAGGAAAGGAGTGGGTTTAGGGCCAGAATTTGCACTGGCTTGGATGACAGTTTAGGTGTGGGTTTGGGGGCAGGTCTAGGGTGAAGATGGGGGATCACAGCTGAGGTGTGGGTTTGTTCTTGGGGGAGCCGGCCTCGAGGTGCTTAGAGGGAGGCAGGCCCTCCACCCCggctctctcttccttcccctcagcCTGGCACGCTGCTTACCCAACGGATGAGGGTGGCATAGGTGAAAGGGGGCCGCATGTTGTGGAACTTGAAGTAGTCCATGTTGTGGAAGAACTCTGTCAGAAGTGGGGAAGGATCAGGCCCCATCCGAGAACTCCTTGCCCCTTCTCCCACCCTCTGCTCTAGAATGTCTGTCGAGTCTGCATGCCTGAAATCCCACCGTTGACACTGGTTTCCATGATCGCAGCCGCTGTTTGCTAAGCCCTTGACATAAATGATATCATTTCCCTTTTGCACCACTTCCATCAAAACGGGGCTTATTCTCCCCAAGGTTTAAAAGAAGTGAAGCAACTTCCACATCAAAGGGATGTAACTggctaagtggcagagccaggatggcACTCAAGGGCCCTGATCCCTGTTAAGCCCACAGCCTGGACCTTGCGGGTAATAGGGGATTGGTGAACTAAGGCGAGTCACCCTGCTTTtccttggtggggggagggggagtccCTGGGAATTACTAAGCTAGCTCCCTTCCTCATGATGACCAGGAGCAGTTAAAGCCCAGAGTGAGTAAGCCCCAATCCTAGGGGAGACAGGGCTGGCGCTAGACATCTGAAACCACAGTGGGGGCTTGCAGGCCATGGGGATCCGGAGAGAAAGCTTTCACAAGCATATGTGATTTCCTAAAGGCTGGGAGGCAGTGGTGGGGAAAAGCAGTCTTTCATCCAGTCCGGGAGACTGGGGCTCGGGGGCACCAGGTGGGGCACGGGCCATCTTTACCTGGGAATGTGCTGTTTCCATGGCTGCCCCAGAGGTGCCTCCGCACAGCAAACAGGCCGTCAGGGGCCTCCTGGGGGCcgggccaggctgggccagcaGTGCCCTGGGTGCCAGCGGCTACGATACAGCAGGAGCCCTTCTCAGATGatgcctgggggaggagggggaggctggTGACTCAGAGGCTTAAACTTTCAACTTTAGGTTTAAATAAGTGTTTCACAAAGCAAGGGCACCTTCTGCTCAATTCCACTCTGATATAGAATCCCATAAAAAAGCACAGGCCGTATCTACTAGAGTGCGGGTGTGAACACGAGTGTGTGTAGCGCATCAACGCCGAGGCCACCAGCTGGGGTTGAATCGGGCTCCTCTCCTACccactgtgaccttggggaagtcacCTTAAGCCTCCCCGGCCTCaattttcctcacctgtgaatTGGGGATGATAGTAACACCTACCTCACAGTGGcagtcatgaggattaaataagttagcATCGCCAAAGTGCTCAGAAACAGTGCCTGACATCCAGGGCTGGTTTCTGGGCATGTGATCTGTGCAGGCATTCAGGGCTCCATGCTTCATTTAATGCTctgcagtcatcattttgaaatttaaGCCCCATATTTTCATTTTGCCCTGGGCCCTGTGAGTTATAAAGCCAGTCCTGCCAGCGGCACACGGTCTGCATTCAGTGTTGGGTGATTTGCTGTTGCTTTGCAAACTCAAGATCACGCTGTTTTGGGATCTTAAGATCAGAGGGTTTGTAAATGGAAAGGGATGGATTCCAAGGTCTGGGCCTGTTTAGAGCTGGGGATGGGGGCCCAGAGATCCCCGGGCCTGGGTGCAAGGATAGGTTCCCCATGCAGCCTGCagggcccccctccccccccagcaGCCTGTGCCACCTATGGGTCTGGGGTAGCTCACCGCAGATGGAGCCTTGGTTGTGGCCATCTTCCCAGCCAGGTGGGCCTGCATAGCACCTAGCTTCTCCTTCTCCAGCACCAGCTGTGAGGACAGGCACAGAGTGAGGCCTCAACCTGGTCTTTCTCCGCCACATCTTTGCCCAGACTGTGGTCTTCCCTGGgagtgccctgcccccttccttctttcATGCCAGCCCCAGCTCCATGCACGGGATGGACATAAGGTTCACCCACCACTACCCCACCCTGCACCGCACCCCCTACCCCAAGTCACCTGTTGCTCCAGAGACTGCACCACCTCCCTCTGGAGAAGACACTGAGCCCTGCCCTTCTCATCCAGGAGGTGGTCTGCCTGGCAGTGCCTGGGTAAGGGGAAGAGTCCATGAAGGTGACCAGGGCGAGCCTGGCCTCTGGGCTCAACATTCCAAGTGGGGAGGGCTCAGACCCTCTGAGAGGTGGACCCTTGGAGGCTAAGCCTCGCTTGCCTCTTTCTCCCTCAGTCTCCCTCTCACACCTGTCCTTTCTTCAACATATGCTACTTGGCATCTACTGCATGGCCAGGGTGCTGGCGATGATGTTGGAAGGGTGGTGAGCTGAGAGCAGGCCAGGTCAGTGAGAGCAGGAAAGGCATTCCAGGTGGAGGGGACAGCCTGTGCGAAGGCCTGGTTGTGAAGAGGACAGGATGTATTGAATTGCCACTGATAGTTGGGTAAGGTtggagaaagtgtgtgtgtgtgtgtgtgagagagagagagagagagagagagagagagagatacggCTGAGGGGAGGTAGCAACAGCCATTGAGAGGGGCTGGGAGTTGGAGGAATCAATAAAGTCAGGCTGGTGTGTTGGCATGCTGGGTAGCAGGGCAAAGCAGGTAGGGAGTGTGGATTCCGGAGCCTGGCTGTCACTCAGGAACTGGATGATCTGGAATCAAGACACTTAACCtctttggcctcagtttctttgtctgtaaaatggaggtaaataACAGCACACATCTCTATTATGATGCCCTgttagacagatgaggaaaccaaggctcagagaagctaagtcacttgcccaaggtcacagagccagtgagtgagagagccaggatctgaaccccCTGAACTAACACCTGCAACCCAGACCTCCTCCCCCAAaccggcccccccacccccagactggAACGGGCCTGGCCCACTCACTTGAGGAAGTCCTCTGGCTCCTCGAAGACCTTCTCGCATCCGGGCCACTTGCAGACACCATTTGCCAGCAGTGAGTAGGCGCCCTGGGGCACAGTCGAAAGGGTGCTGGGGGGACAAAGGATGTCAGGGCAGGGGACGGCAGGGCAAGGGgccttcccagccctgcacactgACCTGTCCTTCCTGGGCACACTGGGGCTTGGGAAGGCACAGAGCAGTGCTGGCTCCCTGGACACCCACTCCAGGCTGGTCACGTTGATCCCTGCAGGTGGGGACAGGGCACCTCTGGAGACTGGGGGCCAAGCTCTGGAGCTTGGCCCACAAGGCCTCCCATTTGGAGCTTCTCCTCTTCCTGAGTATTGCAGGTCCAGACTCCCAGGGGGCTCTGTGGTCCCTAACATCCAAGGTTTCTGGTGGAGCAGCTCAAAGACTGCCTCTCACAAGTGCTGACATTTCGACTAACTTTGCAAAGATCTGTGGTTCCGTGATTTTGACATTCTGCGTCTTCAAGGTTCTGAGCCTGACACTTTTTTTAGAGGTTGGAGTTTCCAAGATGATAAGACCTGACACCTCTGACTTCCCTGGGGGCCGCGATTCAGCAGCCCACACTGCTCACATTCAAGGAGTGGGGGCTCGGGGGTTCTGTGGAGCTGTGGGGTACAGTGTTACCAGGTGGCAGGCCAGGCCGGGCCTTGAGGGAGAAGACCCCAGTAGCAGCAGTGGGTGGCGGGAGGCTGATCATAGCTGGGCTGTCCAGTGGGCGCACCTGCAGCACGGGGGTCCGGGCATGGGCATCCACTGTTGAGAGCTAAGGGGAGGGGACCTGGTTCAGCCTGGTCCCTCTCCAGTTCTcccacctgctccctcctcccagcccattCCAGGTTGGTACCTGATGCACAAAGTGTGGCCTGTCCTGGAGGAGTGCCtgcaggtggggagagggacCCAGCCGTGTTCCGGAGGGTGCCACCATGACAAGGGGGACTGTGGgcagctggggagagaaggcaggcaggTGACATGTCATTCTCACCCTCACTGTTCTACACATCTAACTCATAGACTCCTCACCACAACCCTGCTGCTAAATGCTGtgaccatccccattttacatatgtggaaactgaggcttagggagatCAGGTGACTTTTTCAAGGTCAGACAGCCAATAAGTGGCAAAGCTGGCCTCCACCCTGTCACCTCACCTCCCTTGCCTCTGTCACATGGGGATGGAGACACACATGGATCTGCCCATGGGACCATGATAGGGTCTCCTCTCCTGAGACAGGGATCGGGAGATCGGGGAGAGCCTTGAATCTCTGAGACCTGTTAAGTGGGGACTTTCTTGGCCCCACGACATCTGCATAAGTCACAGACTTGCCTGGGACCCAGAAAACCACTTCCTGTGCTCCAGCTGGGCCCCCCGCCCAGTGCCACAGTAAAGGTCGGCACCTGTACACCCAGGTAccccaccctgcctgccccaTCTTGGGCCCTAGGCCTCACCTGCAGCTGCGATGGTGGCATGGGGttcaaggaggaagaggaggcgtgGGCCCCCCCTCTGAGGTCCCGGCCCTGGAAGGTTGTCCCCGGGCCCTTGGCTCCCAGCTGGTCTGGGGCCTTGGGTGCAGCCCTCCAGCTGGGTGAGGCTCCTGGTGATGGGCCGAGCACCAAGGAAGGGGCCAAGGGCTTGGCTGGCCTGGGGTTGGGCATTGGGTCCTTGTCCAAGGGCAGGCTGTGGGGACACAGAGGGAAGGAATTAGACATgcgctggggaggggtggggtatGTGAAATACTCAACCACTGGAACCACATGGATGCCCACTCTGGTCAGAGCAGGCATTTGTGCATGTCCCCAAGGGACCCCAGCTCTGGTCACACCCCAGCTCAtggtgcacatgcacacacacattggTGTCAGGAACACAGGTGTGCAGATCTGCATGGCCCCAGAGCATGCTGGCACAGCCCTGGTGAGAATGTGTCCTCCTCAAGGGTGATGGGGGATTCAGGGTGGTTTTCTGGACCTCCACCAGTGTAGGTGTCAGCACTTGAGTGGTCGTCTTCGAGCCTCAGCCCTCCTGTCCTCCCTGAACCCAGAACAGTCCACACAATCTTCACTGATCCCACTGGGTCTGGTCTGATTTTTTGCTGGGAGAATTATTTTACTCCAGTGACTTGGGCATATCTGGGAGTGGATGGTGGGCATGGGCTCAAAAGTTCGCTCTGGCTGCTGTGAGAGGGGCAGACTCTAGGAAGgtgagggcagaagcagggggaCTAGTGAGGAGGCTACTGCAATAGTCCAGGCTAGTGACAGTCTAGACCAGGATGGTGGCAGTGGTGAGGGTGAGAAGTGGTTGGATTCTGAATAATGTTTTGAGGGTGGAGTCAGGAGAATTTGCTGGCTGCTTGGATGTGGGGAGTGGGAGAAGGAGGGTCAAGGTGTCTTCTGGGTATTCGCCTGGGCAGCTGGGAGGACAGAGCTGACATTAACTGAGATGGAGGAGATGGGGGTAGGGTTGGGGTGATGGTGTGGATGGACATGAGGTCTGGTATTAGACATGCAAGTGGCAATGCTGGGCAGAAGCCGAGTAGAGGAGTCGAGCTCAGATGGGCCAGGTCTGATCATGTCTGGGCTCCTTCGTTGCACAGAGCTGGCAGGGCAGGTGCCAGAGAGGAGAAGAGATGGGCTCTCTTGAGCCAGGGCCCAAGGGAGCTCCTCAACTCAACCCTCACCAGGGTGTACCCCAATCTCTGCTCTCCAAGCCTGTCTCCAAGTCTACTTTGCTGTTCCACCTGCCTGGAATGcctgctccttctcctcttctcctcccccagccctatCCAGAAAGCCCTCTaaaatggttccagaaccttACACTCCCCGATCGGCAGGGCCTTGGTTTCTGGGAATCCTGTGATTCCCAGTCTGAGACGAagccagagctggaagggactgtCTAGTCCAACCTCCATTCTACTGAAGGGACACCCAGGTGCAGCATTCTCCAGTCCCATGGTGACTTGAAAGCTCTACTTCTTTCtccagaaagtgtgtgtgtgtgtgtctccttaCTGCACCCCACAACACTGAGTTGGGCACACAGCTGCCGACAGCAGCCTGGGGGTGGTACAAGGAGGGGTTCTGAGGGAGCAGttgttccttcttttctttgcTGTCGGCTCATGGGGGCTGTCAGAGCTCTGGTGCTGAGGGAGGTGTGGGTGAGAATCCAGGTATTAAACCCTTAGTCTCTAGGGTTACAGGGTAGGGTAGGGTCTAGGACATTACTGTGTGAGAATCAGGAGCCTGGGTCTAGGGAGGCTCAGAACACGGGCAGGAGAGAATGTTGGTGACCACAAAGAGGTGAGCAAGTGAGTGGATGAAGGCAGGCAGAGATCAGGGTGGTGCTtgtacaagccaaggaatgccaaagattgccagcaaaccacccgaagctaggagagaggcccGAACAGATTCCCCCACTGTAGCCCTACACAGAACcaactctgccaacaccttgatcttggcctTCTGGCCTCCCGAACTATGAGACAATACCttactgttgtttaagcccccacAGTTTGTGGGACTTTGTTACGGAAGACCTGAGCAAACTAATACCAATTTTAGTGGATGAGTGGCTGCCACCACTCTGGCCTGGCCCACACGGCTGGTCTGTGGTCACTTCTCAAGCTGCCTGGACCCTTGGCCAGAGCTTATAAGAAATCACCTCCCCAGACACATCTGGAGCAGCCTGATTCAGGGCAGCATAGATACATTCTCAGAAAGGGGCCATGGATATGGTCTGTCTGGTGGTGGGCGACCTGGAGGGCCAGGCTGGGCAGCCGGCTTCCTGCACTGTCTGTTGGGGCGTCCCTTTCTGACTGTTTCTCAGAAGCTACATGGAGGATGTTTCTGGGACACAGATTGTGTTTTCATATCGGGGTCTGCATCTGGGCCCTGTTGTCACAGCCCCCGACTTCCCCAGATATTTCCGCCATTGACGTCATGGCGGCCGGATGCGCTGGGCTTCATCGGTaccaaggaggaagagaagggggcAGATACCCCACCCCACGGGTTTCGTTCCGAGAATTGGCCGTCCCATCCTGCAGCCAGCTTGGCCCAGGTGGGGTGATGTGGGTGCTGGCGGATGTGGTGAATGACGTCCATCTGGCCGCCATGACAAGCCCTGGGCCCTGGGTCTAACTTGGCCCTTCTGGGGCCATGGAGAGGCTCAAGGTTTGATGTTTGGGGAGCGCCATGCAGACCTCACAGAG from Vicugna pacos chromosome X, VicPac4, whole genome shotgun sequence carries:
- the FOXP3 gene encoding forkhead box protein P3 is translated as MSAPGTMADTWTPKSFGTGIFLKQKITEAGASGSIRPSLPLDKDPMPNPRPAKPLAPSLVLGPSPGASPSWRAAPKAPDQLGAKGPGTTFQGRDLRGGAHASSSSLNPMPPSQLQLPTVPLVMVAPSGTRLGPSPHLQALLQDRPHFVHQLSTVDAHARTPVLQVRPLDSPAMISLPPPTAATGVFSLKARPGLPPGINVTSLEWVSREPALLCAFPSPSVPRKDSTLSTVPQGAYSLLANGVCKWPGCEKVFEEPEDFLKHCQADHLLDEKGRAQCLLQREVVQSLEQQLVLEKEKLGAMQAHLAGKMATTKAPSAASSEKGSCCIVAAGTQGTAGPAWPGPQEAPDGLFAVRRHLWGSHGNSTFPEFFHNMDYFKFHNMRPPFTYATLIRWAILEAPEKQRTLNEIYHWFTRMFAFFRNHPATWKNAIRHNLSLHKCFVRVESEKGAVWTVDEFEFRKKRSQRPSRCSNPTPGS